A single Nicotiana tabacum cultivar K326 chromosome 5, ASM71507v2, whole genome shotgun sequence DNA region contains:
- the LOC142161695 gene encoding uncharacterized protein LOC142161695 gives MVLQDEEENQVECVIFNAEIMHFADLFRPFHTYLVSVAQVKESNYMYGNPLNKFTWTIDRCTIVEPIETVNPPEKPLPPPTRLNLTPFGNFEYQLEGSEFDVLAIVLNASPSTYASNGRRIQDFIIMDDQ, from the exons ATGGTTTTGCAAGATGAAGAG GAAAATCAAGTGGAATGCGTTATATTCAATGCGGAGATAATGCATTTTGCAGATCTGTTTCGCCCTTTCCATACTTACTTGGTGTCAGTTGCACAAGTCAAAGAATCAAACTATATGTACGGAAATCCACTTAACAAATTTACATGGACAATTGATAGGTGTACCATTGTTGAGCCAATAGAAACTGTTAATCCTCCAGAAAAGCCACTACCTCCGCCAACGCGCCTAAATCTTACACCATTTGGCAACTTTGAATATCAACTCGAAGGATCTGAATTCG ATGTGCTTGCCATCGTGCTCAACGCAAGCCCCTCAACCTATGCTTCAAATGGGCGGAGAATTCAAGATTTTATCATCATGGATGATCAGTAA